Proteins co-encoded in one Thamnophis elegans isolate rThaEle1 chromosome 1, rThaEle1.pri, whole genome shotgun sequence genomic window:
- the SUGP2 gene encoding SURP and G-patch domain-containing protein 2 isoform X2 — translation MASQRLTRESFDAIMQAKAKRYLDRSDPIDEALHQLRVHSRPVTRTQYDEVEEKFEDGGKFIRSDWRKDTRNEYSLPSYRSSSHVPEEKDYFSKSSTKLSSGNQDFSQLSSYEQDYGNSSAVERDFAGPSSRDRDYDNAASRERKYSHTAIQDPSRRRETDYDSSELLGDFRSARLLEENYRTAYSQSYDLEQSLETAGEFSSALNAGRGRGLQGKRGMATGGLVRSKEELAAHLKKWATKALSPADDLLLNPLGLSKLRMIPSPYLQQSQRPALASPKGLLLPEATLKPTGYARIKEPDLELLDSSDIFANFGVEIIKWAGFNEIKRDPEYSELFRLLFTLETETCAKMLASFKCLLKTEHQDFCMNSVKMLQHPALRTPKVDSQFLNLLLEKRVMVTKNCFFEVIKPFDRYMMRLQDYLLRSTTPLLMACNAYELRIKTNSFSNSGKMATAFQTTMSLCRKSLALLGQTFALASAFRQEKILEALSVQDSAPPPTLFPNFDTSALFGKEYIETLQSWLEKSGCKMQLKRPAASPPAQAPQRADRKVVETIEKLVNTMASGMLTGKEKAELKHNPEYWFLLEEESLEYKYYKLKLDETERLMSTAKEETKDKKTSEEPISEAVRILLYRRKVARIKKRLFQRRRPGILQRAARARRAKRSTTGTQTLLSAGSVLKQPATGTPMSSPKSDQSNGDQAETLSLEEASRNTDSLKLSDNSPSLMSQFPDVDPKVMVTAQKLAEFVAEVGPEIEQFSIDNSADNPDLLFLQDPESSAFKFYRMKVRELCPSISFGDEKESGDGFHERSEPKESEWGNLEEDEEDEEEDEEEEAPQAEMEAEEGDEEEEDRGPTEEPEEAMLEEELMQGEHSKTAEEEGQTSSTAASGLSEPLAQAPAHFGRKRMSSKSLKVGLIPASKRVCLIDEPTVHDPVRISYDRPRGYPAYKNKKKTKDLEFYNKKLNEKNIGFQILQRMGWQEGRGLGLHGKGIQEPVDVGSTSAGEGLGVAGKNKEDTFATFRQRMIQMYYMKRANK, via the exons ATGGCCTCCCAGCGGTTGACACGGGAGTCTTTCGATGCAATCATGCAGGCCAAGGCAAAACGATATCTGGACCGAAGTGATCCAATCGATGAGGCGCTTCACCAACTTAGAG TTCACTCGCGGCCAGTCACACGTACCCAGTACGACGAGGTGGAGGAAAAATTTGAAGACGGTGGGAAGTTCATACGGAGTGACTGGAGGAAAGACACTAGAAACGAATATTCGCTGCCTTCCTATAGGTCCAGCAGCCATGTCCCAGAGGAGAAGGATTACTTTTCCAAAAGCAGCACCAAACTCTCTTCAGGGAATCAGGACTTCAGCCAGCTATCTTCATACGAACAAGACTATGGAAATTCCTCTGCCGTGGAAAGAGATTTTGCTGGCCCATCTTCCCGAGATCGGGACTATGACAATGCTGCCTCACGGGAACGGAAGTATAGCCACACTGCTATTCAAGATCCTTCCAGGCGCCGCGAGACGGACTATGATTCGTCAGAGCTGTTGGGCGACTTCAGATCAGCACGGCTTCTGGAAGAGAATTACAGGACTGCATATAGTCAGAGTTATGATCTGGAGCAGAGTCTCGAGACTGCCGGAGAATTCAGCTCCGCTTTGAATGCTGGGAGGGGAAGAGGTCTCCAAGGGAAACGTGGGATGGCCACTGGAGGCCTGGTCAGAAGTAAGGAAGAGTTGGCTGCTCATCTCAAGAAATGGGCCACTAAAGCTTTGTCCCCAGCAGATGATCTTCTGTTAAATCCTCTGGGTCTCAGCAAGCTGAGAATGATACCTTCCCCTTACCTCCAACAAAGCCAAAGGCCGGCCCTGGCCTCTCCAAAGGGACTACTACTGCCAGAGGCAACTCTGAAACCTACAGGGTACGCCCGGATCAAAGAGCCAGACTTGGAACTTCTAGATTCTTCAGATATTTTTGCAAATTTTGGGGTTGAAATCATCAAATGGGCTGGGTTCAATGAAATTAAGAGAGACCCGGAGTATTCTGAACTTTTCCGTTTGCTCTTCACATTGGAGACGGAGACCTGCGCCAAAATGCTGGCGTCATTTAAGTGCTTGCTGAAAACCGAGCACCAAGATTTCTGTATGAACAGCGTCAAGATGCTGCAGCACCCGGCTCTGAGAACCCCTAAAGTGGACAGCCAGTTTCTGAATCTGCTGTTGGAGAAAAGGGTGATGGTGACAAAGAATTGTTTCTTTGAGGTCATTAAGCCTTTCGACCGGTATATGATGCGGCTCCAGGACTACCTGCTCAGGAGTACTACGCCTCTGCTGATGGCCTGCAATGCCTATGAGCTCAGAATCAAAACTAACAGCTTCAGTAACTCAGGGAAGATGGCCACCGCTTTTCAGACGACGATGTCCCTGTGCCGAAAATCCTTGGCCCTCCTGGGGCAAACCTTCGCTCTGGCCTCTGCTTTCAGGCAGGAAAAAATCCTGGAGGCCCTCAGCGTCCAGGATTCGGCCCCTCCTCCTACCTTATTTCCCAATTTCGATACCTCTGCCTTGTTTGGGAAAGAATATATAGAAACCTTGCAAAGTTGGTTGGAGAAAAGTGGCTGCAAGATGCAGTTAAAGAGACCAGCTGCCAGTCCTCCAGCTCAGG CTCCACAACGTGCTGATAGGAAAGTTGTTGAGACGATTGAAAAGCTAGTGAACACGATGGCCTCTGGCATGTTAACAGGGAAAGAGAAGGCCGAACTGAAACACAACCCGGAGTATTG GTTTCTCCTGGAGGAGGAAAGCCTTGAATACAAATATTATAAGCTGAAGCTGGATGAGACGGAGAGGCTGATGTCCACCGCCAAGGAAGAAACCAAAGACAAGAAGACCTCCGAGGAGCCAATCTCCGAAGCTGTGAGGATTCTTTTGTACAGGAGGAAAGTAGCAAGGATCAAGAAGAGGCTCTTTCAGAGGAGAAGGCCAGGGATCCTGCAAAGGGCTGCGAGGGCCAGAAGAGCCAAGAGATCCACCACTGGGACCCAGACGCTCTTATCTGCTGGGTCAGTGCTGAAGCAGCCGGCAACCGGCACACCCATGTCCAGTCCCAAGAGTGACCAATCCAACGGTGACCAGGCAGAGACGCTGTCCCTAGAGGAAGCCTCAAGAAACACGGACTCGCTGAAGCTTTCCGACAATTCCCCGTCTTTGATGAGCCAGTTCCCTGACG TGGACCCTAAAGTCATGGTAACCGCTCAGAAGCTGGCTGAATTTGTTGCTGAAGTTGGGCCGGAAATCGAGCAGTTCAGCATTGATAACAGTGCCGATAATCCAGACCTGTT ATTTCTGCAGGATCCAGAGAGTTCTGCCTTCAAGTTTTATCGCATGAAAGTCCGTGAATTATGCCCCTCTATCAGCTTTGGTGACGAGAAGGAATCTGGTGATGGTTTCCATGAAAGGTCTGAACCAAAGGAAAGCGAATGGGGAAACCtggaggaggacgaggaagacGAGGAAGAGGACGAGGAGGAAGAAGCTCCCCAAGCTGAAATGGAAGCTGAAGaaggagatgaagaggaggaagatagaGGGCCAACCGAGGAGCCAGAAGAAGCCATGTTGGAAGAGGAGCTTATGCAAGGGGAGCATTCAAAGACGGCTGAAGAAGAAGGACAGACCAGCAGCACAGCCGCGAGTGGCCTTTCAGAGCCACTGGCACAGGCACCCGCGCACTTTGGCCGCAAGAGAATGAGTAGCAAATCCCTGAAAGTGGGCTTGATCCCAGCATCAAAGAGAGTGTGTCTCATAGATGAACCAACAG TACATGATCCGGTGCGTATCTCTTATGACCGACCTCGTGGCTATCCTGCGTATAAAAATAAGAAG AAAACAAAGGATTTGGAATTCTATAATAAGAAACTAAATGAGAAGAACATTGGCTTCCAAATACTTCAAAGAATGGGTTGGCAAGAAGGGCGTGGCCTTGGGTTACATGGCAAAGGCATCCAGGAACCTGTCGACGT
- the SUGP2 gene encoding SURP and G-patch domain-containing protein 2 isoform X1, giving the protein MASQRLTRESFDAIMQAKAKRYLDRSDPIDEALHQLRVHSRPVTRTQYDEVEEKFEDGGKFIRSDWRKDTRNEYSLPSYRSSSHVPEEKDYFSKSSTKLSSGNQDFSQLSSYEQDYGNSSAVERDFAGPSSRDRDYDNAASRERKYSHTAIQDPSRRRETDYDSSELLGDFRSARLLEENYRTAYSQSYDLEQSLETAGEFSSALNAGRGRGLQGKRGMATGGLVRSKEELAAHLKKWATKALSPADDLLLNPLGLSKLRMIPSPYLQQSQRPALASPKGLLLPEATLKPTGYARIKEPDLELLDSSDIFANFGVEIIKWAGFNEIKRDPEYSELFRLLFTLETETCAKMLASFKCLLKTEHQDFCMNSVKMLQHPALRTPKVDSQFLNLLLEKRVMVTKNCFFEVIKPFDRYMMRLQDYLLRSTTPLLMACNAYELRIKTNSFSNSGKMATAFQTTMSLCRKSLALLGQTFALASAFRQEKILEALSVQDSAPPPTLFPNFDTSALFGKEYIETLQSWLEKSGCKMQLKRPAASPPAQAPQRADRKVVETIEKLVNTMASGMLTGKEKAELKHNPEYWFLLEEESLEYKYYKLKLDETERLMSTAKEETKDKKTSEEPISEAVRILLYRRKVARIKKRLFQRRRPGILQRAARARRAKRSTTGTQTLLSAGSVLKQPATGTPMSSPKSDQSNGDQAETLSLEEASRNTDSLKLSDNSPSLMSQFPDVDPKVMVTAQKLAEFVAEVGPEIEQFSIDNSADNPDLLFLQDPESSAFKFYRMKVRELCPSISFGDEKESGDGFHERSEPKESEWGNLEEDEEDEEEDEEEEAPQAEMEAEEGDEEEEDRGPTEEPEEAMLEEELMQGEHSKTAEEEGQTSSTAASGLSEPLAQAPAHFGRKRMSSKSLKVGLIPASKRVCLIDEPTVHDPVRISYDRPRGYPAYKNKKQQKTKDLEFYNKKLNEKNIGFQILQRMGWQEGRGLGLHGKGIQEPVDVGSTSAGEGLGVAGKNKEDTFATFRQRMIQMYYMKRANK; this is encoded by the exons ATGGCCTCCCAGCGGTTGACACGGGAGTCTTTCGATGCAATCATGCAGGCCAAGGCAAAACGATATCTGGACCGAAGTGATCCAATCGATGAGGCGCTTCACCAACTTAGAG TTCACTCGCGGCCAGTCACACGTACCCAGTACGACGAGGTGGAGGAAAAATTTGAAGACGGTGGGAAGTTCATACGGAGTGACTGGAGGAAAGACACTAGAAACGAATATTCGCTGCCTTCCTATAGGTCCAGCAGCCATGTCCCAGAGGAGAAGGATTACTTTTCCAAAAGCAGCACCAAACTCTCTTCAGGGAATCAGGACTTCAGCCAGCTATCTTCATACGAACAAGACTATGGAAATTCCTCTGCCGTGGAAAGAGATTTTGCTGGCCCATCTTCCCGAGATCGGGACTATGACAATGCTGCCTCACGGGAACGGAAGTATAGCCACACTGCTATTCAAGATCCTTCCAGGCGCCGCGAGACGGACTATGATTCGTCAGAGCTGTTGGGCGACTTCAGATCAGCACGGCTTCTGGAAGAGAATTACAGGACTGCATATAGTCAGAGTTATGATCTGGAGCAGAGTCTCGAGACTGCCGGAGAATTCAGCTCCGCTTTGAATGCTGGGAGGGGAAGAGGTCTCCAAGGGAAACGTGGGATGGCCACTGGAGGCCTGGTCAGAAGTAAGGAAGAGTTGGCTGCTCATCTCAAGAAATGGGCCACTAAAGCTTTGTCCCCAGCAGATGATCTTCTGTTAAATCCTCTGGGTCTCAGCAAGCTGAGAATGATACCTTCCCCTTACCTCCAACAAAGCCAAAGGCCGGCCCTGGCCTCTCCAAAGGGACTACTACTGCCAGAGGCAACTCTGAAACCTACAGGGTACGCCCGGATCAAAGAGCCAGACTTGGAACTTCTAGATTCTTCAGATATTTTTGCAAATTTTGGGGTTGAAATCATCAAATGGGCTGGGTTCAATGAAATTAAGAGAGACCCGGAGTATTCTGAACTTTTCCGTTTGCTCTTCACATTGGAGACGGAGACCTGCGCCAAAATGCTGGCGTCATTTAAGTGCTTGCTGAAAACCGAGCACCAAGATTTCTGTATGAACAGCGTCAAGATGCTGCAGCACCCGGCTCTGAGAACCCCTAAAGTGGACAGCCAGTTTCTGAATCTGCTGTTGGAGAAAAGGGTGATGGTGACAAAGAATTGTTTCTTTGAGGTCATTAAGCCTTTCGACCGGTATATGATGCGGCTCCAGGACTACCTGCTCAGGAGTACTACGCCTCTGCTGATGGCCTGCAATGCCTATGAGCTCAGAATCAAAACTAACAGCTTCAGTAACTCAGGGAAGATGGCCACCGCTTTTCAGACGACGATGTCCCTGTGCCGAAAATCCTTGGCCCTCCTGGGGCAAACCTTCGCTCTGGCCTCTGCTTTCAGGCAGGAAAAAATCCTGGAGGCCCTCAGCGTCCAGGATTCGGCCCCTCCTCCTACCTTATTTCCCAATTTCGATACCTCTGCCTTGTTTGGGAAAGAATATATAGAAACCTTGCAAAGTTGGTTGGAGAAAAGTGGCTGCAAGATGCAGTTAAAGAGACCAGCTGCCAGTCCTCCAGCTCAGG CTCCACAACGTGCTGATAGGAAAGTTGTTGAGACGATTGAAAAGCTAGTGAACACGATGGCCTCTGGCATGTTAACAGGGAAAGAGAAGGCCGAACTGAAACACAACCCGGAGTATTG GTTTCTCCTGGAGGAGGAAAGCCTTGAATACAAATATTATAAGCTGAAGCTGGATGAGACGGAGAGGCTGATGTCCACCGCCAAGGAAGAAACCAAAGACAAGAAGACCTCCGAGGAGCCAATCTCCGAAGCTGTGAGGATTCTTTTGTACAGGAGGAAAGTAGCAAGGATCAAGAAGAGGCTCTTTCAGAGGAGAAGGCCAGGGATCCTGCAAAGGGCTGCGAGGGCCAGAAGAGCCAAGAGATCCACCACTGGGACCCAGACGCTCTTATCTGCTGGGTCAGTGCTGAAGCAGCCGGCAACCGGCACACCCATGTCCAGTCCCAAGAGTGACCAATCCAACGGTGACCAGGCAGAGACGCTGTCCCTAGAGGAAGCCTCAAGAAACACGGACTCGCTGAAGCTTTCCGACAATTCCCCGTCTTTGATGAGCCAGTTCCCTGACG TGGACCCTAAAGTCATGGTAACCGCTCAGAAGCTGGCTGAATTTGTTGCTGAAGTTGGGCCGGAAATCGAGCAGTTCAGCATTGATAACAGTGCCGATAATCCAGACCTGTT ATTTCTGCAGGATCCAGAGAGTTCTGCCTTCAAGTTTTATCGCATGAAAGTCCGTGAATTATGCCCCTCTATCAGCTTTGGTGACGAGAAGGAATCTGGTGATGGTTTCCATGAAAGGTCTGAACCAAAGGAAAGCGAATGGGGAAACCtggaggaggacgaggaagacGAGGAAGAGGACGAGGAGGAAGAAGCTCCCCAAGCTGAAATGGAAGCTGAAGaaggagatgaagaggaggaagatagaGGGCCAACCGAGGAGCCAGAAGAAGCCATGTTGGAAGAGGAGCTTATGCAAGGGGAGCATTCAAAGACGGCTGAAGAAGAAGGACAGACCAGCAGCACAGCCGCGAGTGGCCTTTCAGAGCCACTGGCACAGGCACCCGCGCACTTTGGCCGCAAGAGAATGAGTAGCAAATCCCTGAAAGTGGGCTTGATCCCAGCATCAAAGAGAGTGTGTCTCATAGATGAACCAACAG TACATGATCCGGTGCGTATCTCTTATGACCGACCTCGTGGCTATCCTGCGTATAAAAATAAGAAG CAACAGAAAACAAAGGATTTGGAATTCTATAATAAGAAACTAAATGAGAAGAACATTGGCTTCCAAATACTTCAAAGAATGGGTTGGCAAGAAGGGCGTGGCCTTGGGTTACATGGCAAAGGCATCCAGGAACCTGTCGACGT